The Calliphora vicina chromosome 3, idCalVici1.1, whole genome shotgun sequence genome contains a region encoding:
- the LOC135954242 gene encoding uncharacterized protein LOC135954242, with product MLLDDKQQKYKQFVDKLLVRCQELQTENERHVLRINTIKKLIRRRVRDVELLKRRLDLHNDNWRALPMVAPHPKRKIEQKRGPKPKNKDTNGSEQKEKKVRKQRAKKNGDDNNKSVVNNSLAEVQDMLEQTRYQESQAQQLLMMQQRQMNLKNDQLL from the exons atgttgttagatgataaacaacaaaaatataaacaatttgtgGATAAATTATTAGTAAGATGCCAAGAATTACAGACCGAAAATGAGCGACATgttttaag AATCAATACCATCAAAAAACTTATACGACGTCGTGTACGGGATGTGGAACTCCTAAAACGCCGCTTAGATCTACACAACGACAATTGGCGTGCCCTACCCATGGTAGCACCACATCCAAAACGTAAAATTGAACAGAAACGCGGCCCCAAACCCAAAAATAAGGACACCAATGGTTCGGAACAGAAGGAGAAAAAAGTGCGCAAGCAACGTGCTAAGAAAAATGGAGACGATAACAATAAGTCGGTTGTCAATAATAGTTTGGCTGAAGTACAAGATATGCTGGAGCAAACACGCTATCAAGAAAGCCAGGCTCAACAGCTGCTAATGATGCAACAGcgacaaatgaatttaaaaaatgatcAATTACTTTGA
- the Chmp1 gene encoding charged multivesicular body protein 1b, which translates to MSTTQMEKHLFNLKFAVKDLERNSKKCEKEEKLEKAKAKKAIQKGNMEVARIHAENAIRQKNQAVNYLRMSARVDAVASRVQSALTTRKVTGSMAGVVKAMDAAMKGMNLEKISSLMEKFEQQFEDLDVQSSVMENTMSDTVTTSVPQGDVDNLLQQVADEAGLELNMELPSGVQSSTIGASTQVSQEQDELTQRLARLRQAE; encoded by the exons ATGTCTACTACACAAATGGAAA AACATTTATTCAATCTAAAATTTGCGGTTAAGGACTTAGAACGCAATAGTAAGAAATGCGAAAAGGAAGAGAAATTGGAAAAGGCTAAAGCCAAAAAGGCCATACAAAAAGGTAATATGGAAGTAGCACGAATACATGCGGAAAATGCTATAAGACAGAAAAATCAAGCAGTTAATTACCTACGCATGAGCGCCAGAGTAGACGCTGTGGCTAGTCGAGTACAATCGGCCCTAACTACTCGCAAGGTTACTGGTTCAATGGCCGGTGTAGTCAAAGCTATGGATGCTGCCATGAAGGGTATGAATCTAGAGAAAATCTCTTCATTGATGGAAAAGTTCGAACAACAATTTGAGGATTTGGATGTACAAAGTTCGGTAATGGAAAATACCATGTCGGATACCGTTACTACATCAGTGCCTCAGGGAGATGTTGATAATCTCTTGCAACAAGTTGCTGATGAGGCTGG tttGGAACTTAACATGGAATTACCTAGTGGTGTTCAATCATCTACCATTGGTGCCTCTACCCAGGTATCGCAAGAACAGGATGAATTAACCCAACGTTTAGCTCGTTTGAGACAAGCCGAATaa
- the LOC135954525 gene encoding probable cytochrome P450 12c1, mitochondrial, with protein MLSKIQPRQSKYLFKLINNNKYSTVVDVKINQPALETSYVNSLQEEWSLAKPFKSVPGPSKFQMFRGFMKGGEFQNLSFVDVLNLLRQRYGDIYYMPGLFGLNSNLITFNLADHEKVFRTEGPYPVRPGNELVNYYRLSRKDNFYAEEYLGVAGNGKQWGKFRHAVNPVLMQPKNAKLYMDPMQKVNNEFVQRIKEIRDPITLEVPGTFLKDINRLSFESVAVVALDKEMGLIRNTSITPEAQELFENLQTFTRAFYDLGIKPSIYKYIKTPTYKRFAKCMDTMFDICFKFTNEAIQRLEKQGENAEGNSVLEKLLKIDRKIAMIMAIDMLIGGVEVTSSVLSAIMLCLATNPEKQQKLREEILSSIGKSEKFTIENTKNLPNLRACIKEAIRLYPIIFGNLRATGMELCLSGYQIPKNTNVLLASNLLLQDERWFPKPTEYIPERWLRAENSENDKMSVKNINPFTFLPFGFGPRSCVGKRIVDLEMEITMANLVRNFKIEFNYPSENAFKSYFVNSPVIPLKFKFSDLK; from the exons atgttatcAAAGATACAACCAAggcaatcaaaatatttatttaaattaataaataacaataagtACTCAACAGTTGTTGATGTAAAG ataaATCAACCTGCTTTGGAAACCTCCTATGTTAATAGCTTGCAAGAAGAATGGTCTCTAGCAAAACCATTCAAAAGCGTACCAGGTCCTtctaaatttcaaatgtttcgAGGTTTTATGAAAGGTggtgaatttcagaatttgtcaTTTGTTGATGTTTTGAATTTGCTGCGCCAACGTTATGGCGACATCTATTATATGCCTGGTCTATTtggtttaaattcaaatttgataACATTCAATTTGGCAGATCATGAGAAAGTATTTCGTACCGAAGGACCATATCCTGTAAGACCAGGTAATGAATTGGTAAACTATTATCGTTTATccagaaaagataatttttatgcCGAAGAATATTTGGGAGTGGCTGGCAA tgGCAAGCAATGGGGTAAATTTCGTCATGCTGTAAATCCGGTATTAATGCAACCCAAAAATGCTAAACTTTATATGGATCCCATGCAAAAAGTCAATAATGAGTTTGTACAAAG AATCAAAGAAATACGCGACCCTATTACCTTGGAAGTTCCTGGAACATTTTTAAAGGATATTAATCGTTTATCATTTGAATCTGTAGCTGTTGTAGCATTGGATAAAGAAATGGGTCTCATACGAAACACTTCAATTACCCCAGAAGCGCAAGAGCTATTCGAAAATTTGCAAACATTTACTAGAGCTTTCTACGATTTGGGCATTAAACCTTCGATCTATAAATATATCAAGACACCAACATACAAACGCTTTGCAAAATGTATGGACACTATGTTTGATATATGTTTCAAATTTACCAACGAGGCTATACAACGTTTAGAAAAGCAAGGAGAAAATGCTGAAGGAAATAGCGTTTTggaaaaattgctaaaaattgATCGTAAAATCGCCATGATTATGGCCATTGACATGTTGATTGGTGGTGTTGAGGTTACCTCATCTGTTTTATCAGCCATAATGCTTTGTTTGGCCACCAATCCCGAGAAACAACAGAAGTTACGTGAAGAAATACTGAGTTCGATTGGTAAAAGTGAAAAATTCACTAtagaaaataccaaaaatttaccAAACTTAAGAGCTTGCATCAAAGAGGCCATACGACTATATCCTATAATTTTTGGCAATCTGAGGGCTACCGGAATGGAATTATGTTTGAGTGGTTATCAAATACCCaaaaatacaaatgttttaTTAGCCTCGAATTTATTGCTACAAGATGAAAGATGGTTTCCTAAGCCCACAGAATATATACCAGAGAGATGGTTACGTGCAGAAAACAGTGAAAATGATAAAATGTCGGTGAAAAATATAAATCCATTTACGTTTTTACCATTCGGATTTGGTCCACGTTCTTGCGTAGGCAAGCGTATTGTTGATTTGGAAATGGAAATAACAATGGCTAATCTAGTTCGTAATttcaaaatagaatttaattatCCTAGTGAAAAtgcttttaaaagttattttgtcAATTCGCCAGTTATACCATTGAAATTTAAGTTTAgtgatttgaaataa